The following proteins are co-located in the Paludibaculum fermentans genome:
- a CDS encoding radical SAM protein produces the protein MIDPDREYRQNLRLSQLEYEQGQVYLYSRPRCLGLVLGNACNIDCLHCYQAKNGANLLRPAEIGIELRRELMAFYPYLSTLRIQGGEVLAMRGFSELIGDVTGLVERKLISISTNGTLLDEGWAERLVRGPFVNITVSIDGGTRATYNRLRRGADLDQVLANIDRIRSWKLRLESETPYLDSFFVIMRSNFREITQYLELMAEHGMADVTLQTMELSTENTARHPTLEADEVIRDGGEVKELHAILKSALPVHRQVFRTLRVTGLQSLFESHGLETAFLEEGRLGLYPDSDGLSEGAFELCPNPWTTLFVAENGDAHVCFIAKPIGNLYAASLSALWNSPAAMAKRSDMIAGRYLSSGCSAQFCGWREGHGKARVEDRAVDGERLALLASASGPSPLPETPGVLPLVRAQVAATRWKLEQSDVLLTAGQSQIDHLEAKAEKAIADFRELEAEFARYRSFWLVRLASRVRRLLGR, from the coding sequence ATGATCGACCCCGATCGGGAATACCGGCAGAATCTGCGTCTCAGCCAGTTGGAGTATGAGCAGGGGCAGGTCTATCTCTACAGCCGGCCGCGTTGCCTGGGGCTCGTTCTGGGCAATGCCTGCAATATCGACTGCCTTCACTGCTATCAGGCAAAAAACGGCGCCAATCTGTTGCGGCCGGCGGAGATTGGGATCGAACTGCGGCGCGAATTGATGGCCTTTTATCCTTACCTGTCCACGCTGCGGATCCAGGGTGGAGAGGTCCTGGCGATGCGCGGATTCAGCGAACTGATCGGCGACGTCACGGGGCTGGTGGAGCGTAAGCTGATCAGTATCAGCACGAACGGAACATTGCTGGACGAGGGGTGGGCCGAGCGGCTGGTGCGCGGACCGTTCGTCAACATCACGGTTTCCATCGACGGCGGGACCCGGGCGACCTACAACCGTCTGCGGCGCGGGGCGGATCTGGACCAGGTGCTGGCGAACATCGACCGGATCCGGAGTTGGAAGCTGCGGCTGGAGAGTGAAACTCCCTATCTGGATTCGTTCTTCGTCATCATGCGGTCGAACTTCCGGGAGATCACCCAATATCTGGAACTGATGGCGGAGCACGGCATGGCGGACGTGACGCTGCAGACGATGGAGCTCTCCACGGAAAACACCGCCAGGCATCCGACGCTGGAAGCGGACGAAGTGATCCGGGACGGGGGCGAGGTGAAAGAGTTGCACGCCATTCTGAAGTCGGCCTTGCCCGTTCACCGGCAGGTCTTCCGGACGCTGCGCGTCACCGGGCTGCAATCCCTGTTCGAGAGCCACGGGCTGGAGACGGCGTTCCTGGAGGAGGGGCGGCTGGGCCTCTATCCGGATAGCGACGGTCTGTCGGAGGGCGCGTTCGAGCTGTGCCCGAATCCGTGGACGACCCTGTTTGTAGCGGAGAACGGCGACGCGCATGTGTGCTTCATCGCGAAACCGATTGGCAACCTCTACGCGGCCTCGCTCTCGGCGCTGTGGAATTCTCCGGCGGCGATGGCGAAGCGGAGCGACATGATCGCGGGCCGGTATCTGAGCTCCGGGTGCTCGGCCCAGTTCTGCGGATGGCGGGAAGGGCACGGAAAGGCGCGTGTGGAGGATCGGGCCGTCGATGGGGAGCGGCTGGCGTTGCTGGCGTCAGCGTCCGGTCCGTCGCCGCTTCCTGAGACGCCGGGCGTGCTGCCGCTCGTCAGGGCCCAGGTAGCGGCCACCCGGTGGAAGTTGGAGCAGAGCGACGTACTCCTGACCGCCGGTCAATCGCAGATCGACCACCTGGAGGCAAAGGCGGAAAAGGCGATCGCCGATTTTCGCGAGTTGGAGGCGGAGTTCGCCCGGTATCGCAGTTTCTGGCTGGTGCGGTTGGCGTCGAGGGTGAGGCGGCTGCTGGGCCGGTAG